In the genome of Epinephelus lanceolatus isolate andai-2023 chromosome 18, ASM4190304v1, whole genome shotgun sequence, one region contains:
- the LOC117268760 gene encoding galectin-2-like yields the protein MSMQLELKNVHLRTGDQLKIKGIILHDADRFQIDLGCDADDLALHFNPRFHDDTDGAVVVCNSKAAGCWGDEKREIHNPLKRGEDVKIVLKLAGDVFEVELPDGQEIQFPNRENMDVISYIRITGDLQLTSFKIC from the exons ATGAGCATG CAACTTGAATTGAAGAATGTGCATCTGAGAACTGGAGATCAGCTGAAAATTAAGGGCATAATTCTGCATGATGCTGATAG ATTCCAGATTGACCTCGGCTGTGATGCAGACGACCTGGCACTGCATTTTAACCCTCGTTTCCATGATGACACTGATGGAGCGGTTGTAGTTTGCAACTCAAAGGCTGCTGGTTGCTGGGGCGATGAGAAACGGGAAATACACAACCCCTTAAAAAGGGGCGAGGACGTCAAG ATTGTGCTGAAGCTGGCTGGAGACGTGTTTGAAGTGGAGCTTCCTGACGGACAGGAAATCCAGTTTCCCAACCGTGAAAACATGGACGTGATCAGCTACATCAGAATCACAGGGGACCTCCAACTGACTTCCTTTAAGATCTgctaa
- the pick1 gene encoding PRKCA-binding protein produces the protein MFTDMDYELEEDKLGIPTVPGTVCLKKDANNLIGISIGGGAQYCPCLYIVQVFDNTPAALDGTLAAGDEITGVNGKPVKGKTKVEVAKMIQAVQGEAVIHYNKLQADPKQGKSLDIVLKKVKHRLVENMSSGTADALGLSRAILCNDGLVKRLEELEKTAELYKGLMEHTKRLLRAFFELSQTHRAFGDVFSVIGVREPQAAASEAFVKFADAHRSIEKYGIQLLKTIKPMLHDLNTYLHKAIPDTKLTIRKYLDVKFEYLSYCLKVKEMDDEEYSSIAMGEPLYRVSTGNYEYRLVLRCRQEARARFAKMRKDVLEKIELLDQKHVQDIVFQLQRFVSGMSHYYDECYAVLKEADVFPIEVDLSRTMINYGSQSFSYTGDEEEEEEGGGGEEGGSSAGRQAENGAEKLIDDE, from the exons ATGTTCACAGACATGGACTACGAATTGGAGGAGGACAAGCT AGGGATACCAACTGTTCCTGGTACTGTGTGTCTGAAGAAAGACGCTAATAACCTTATTGGGATCAGCATCGGCGGTGGGGCACAGTACTGTCCTTGTCTCTACATTGTCCAG GTCTTTGATAACACCCCAGCAGCTCTGGATGGGACACTGGCGGCAGGTGATGAGATCACAGGCGTGAATGGgaaaccagtgaagggaaagACCAAAGTAGAGGTGGCCAAGATGATTCAAGCTGTACAG GGAGAAGCAGTAATCCACTACAACAAACTGCAGGCAGACCCCAAACAGGGGAAGTCTCTGGATATAG tgctGAAAAAAGTCAAACATCGGCTTGTGGAGAATATGAGCTCAGGCACAGCAGATGCTCTTGGACTCAGCAGAGCTATTCTATGTAACG ATGGGCTGGTAAAAAGACTGGAAGAGCTGGAGAAGACAGCAGAGCTCTACAAAG GGCTGATGGAGCACACTAAGAGACTGCTCAGAGCTTTCTTTGAGCTTTCTCAGACTCACAGAG cGTTTGGCGATGTTTTTTCTGTAATCGGGGTGAGAGAGCCGCAGGCTGCTGCCAGCGAAGCCTTTGTGAAGTTTGCTGATGCTCACCGCAGCATTGAGAAATACGGTATTCAGCTGTTAAAGACCATCAAACCT ATGCTCCACGATCTGAACACGTACCTTCACAAGGCCATACCAGACACAAAGCTCACCATCCGCAAGTACCTTGATGTCAAGTTTGAATATTTG TCGTACTGCCTGAAGGTGAAGGAGATGGATGATGAAGAGTACAGCAGTATT GCCATGGGAGAACCCCTGTACCGTGTCAGCACTGGTAACTATGAGTACCGTTTGGTGCTGCGGTGTCGGCAGGAGGCTCGCGCCCGTTTCGCCAAAATGAGGAAGGACGTTCTGGAGAAGATAGAGCTGCTGGATCAGAAACATG TCCAAGACATCGTGTTCCAGCTGCAGCGCTTCGTCTCAGGCATGTCACATTACTACGACGAGTGCTATGCCGTCCTGAAGGAGGCGGATGTCTTCCCCATCGAAGTGGACCTCTCCCGCACCATGATCAACTACGGCAGCCAGTCCTTCTCCTACACtggagatgaggaggaagaagaagagggaggaggcggagaggaaggagggagcaGCGCAGGGAGACAAGCAGAGAATGGCGCTGAGAAACTAATCGACGACGAATGA